Proteins encoded in a region of the Paenibacillus sp. E222 genome:
- a CDS encoding response regulator transcription factor, whose translation MPTILVADDDPNIRELVCLFLRNDGFETAEAADGKEALTVYGSTHVDLVVLDIMMPVMDGWTLCKELRRANPDLPLLMLTARGETWEKVKGFELGTDDYLTKPFDPLELTARVRALLKRYKIGSTQTIHFGNVILDRQTYKVTRGTESLTLPLKEFELLYKLAGTPGQVYTREQLIDQIWGIDYAGDDRTVDVHIKRLRERFATTSEFRIETVRGLGYRLEVYE comes from the coding sequence ATGCCTACAATACTGGTTGCTGACGATGATCCGAATATTCGTGAACTCGTCTGTTTATTTTTGAGAAATGACGGATTTGAAACGGCTGAAGCCGCAGATGGCAAGGAGGCACTGACTGTATACGGCTCAACCCATGTTGATCTTGTTGTGCTTGATATCATGATGCCTGTCATGGATGGCTGGACGTTATGCAAAGAGCTGCGAAGAGCCAATCCTGATCTTCCGTTGCTCATGCTGACTGCGAGAGGTGAGACCTGGGAGAAGGTGAAGGGCTTCGAACTGGGAACCGATGATTATTTAACGAAACCGTTTGATCCGTTGGAGCTCACGGCTCGTGTCCGAGCATTACTGAAACGATACAAAATCGGGTCCACACAGACGATCCATTTCGGCAACGTCATTCTGGATCGACAAACCTACAAGGTGACGCGAGGAACAGAGTCACTTACGCTGCCGCTGAAGGAGTTCGAATTGCTCTATAAGCTCGCTGGAACACCCGGACAAGTCTATACACGTGAGCAATTGATCGATCAGATCTGGGGCATTGATTACGCTGGAGATGATCGAACGGTAGACGTACATATTAAACGCCTGCGTGAACGGTTCGCGACGACATCTGAATTTCGGATCGAAACGGTCCGAGGCTTGGGGTACCGGCTTGAGGTTTACGAATGA
- a CDS encoding cell wall metabolism sensor histidine kinase WalK, whose translation MKQEAGFLHIARNVVLVSLALFACWTAAFYLTRYVYSFIPWVPHELLAFLINAMLGFIFFGICITIIGPLVKGRQYEFFNEMIQALRSISRGDFRVNLDPEFANRNGRQRNPHPYVQLVESINDMAANLKVMEDLRQEFISNVSHEIGSPLTSISGFARALKNKDMDQEKREKYLTIIETECVRLSRLSDNLMKLAVLDSSEHASHKTSYRLDRQLVTLVLACEPQWDDKKIDMNVDLEEVEIFADEDLMIQLWINLIHNAIKFTPEGGKIDVFLTQGEGKVSVRITDSGPGITKQDQLRIFERFYKADQSRTRALGGSGLGLSIVHKIVEMHEGTVSVFSELGEGATFTVQLPVHS comes from the coding sequence ATGAAGCAGGAGGCTGGATTTCTTCATATTGCCAGAAACGTCGTTCTGGTATCTCTGGCTCTGTTTGCTTGCTGGACAGCAGCTTTCTACCTTACGAGATATGTGTATTCCTTTATCCCATGGGTACCACATGAATTGCTTGCTTTTCTGATCAATGCCATGCTTGGGTTCATTTTCTTTGGAATATGCATTACCATTATCGGTCCGCTGGTTAAAGGCAGGCAGTATGAATTTTTTAATGAGATGATTCAGGCTTTGAGAAGCATTTCCCGGGGGGATTTTCGTGTGAATCTGGATCCTGAATTTGCTAATAGAAACGGGAGACAGAGAAATCCCCACCCGTATGTGCAGTTAGTTGAAAGCATCAATGACATGGCGGCAAATCTCAAAGTGATGGAAGATCTGCGTCAGGAATTCATCTCGAATGTATCACATGAGATCGGATCACCGCTCACGTCAATCAGTGGCTTCGCCAGAGCGCTGAAAAATAAAGATATGGACCAGGAGAAACGGGAAAAGTATCTGACGATCATTGAGACGGAATGTGTTCGTTTGTCCAGACTGAGTGATAATTTAATGAAGCTCGCCGTTCTGGATTCATCCGAGCATGCATCTCACAAAACATCTTACCGCTTGGATCGGCAGCTGGTGACTCTGGTTCTGGCCTGTGAACCCCAATGGGATGACAAAAAAATTGATATGAATGTAGACCTGGAGGAAGTAGAAATTTTTGCTGATGAGGACTTGATGATTCAGTTGTGGATCAATCTGATTCATAATGCAATCAAGTTCACACCAGAAGGCGGAAAAATTGATGTTTTCCTTACGCAAGGTGAAGGCAAGGTCAGTGTGCGTATTACTGACAGCGGACCCGGCATTACCAAGCAGGATCAGCTTCGCATATTCGAACGGTTTTACAAAGCGGATCAATCCCGTACACGTGCCTTGGGCGGCAGTGGGCTTGGACTTTCCATCGTGCATAAAATTGTGGAGATGCATGAGGGCACTGTCTCTGTGTTCAGTGAACTGGGGGAAGGTGCGACATTTACTGTACAACTACCTGTCCATTCATAA
- a CDS encoding response regulator transcription factor produces the protein MTSILVVDDDPHIRELVGHFLQQEGLHVIEAVDGLDALRLLADHKVDLVVLDIMMPGMDGWELCRQLRQQTDLPLLMLTAKGETSQIIKGFTLGTDDYLVKPFDPLVLVARVKALLKRYRIMTSQVILLGELVLRGDTFECKKGDQDIVLPRKEFELLFTLASYPGKTFTRDQLIEKIWGYDYEGDERTIDVHIKRLRERFPEEEHAFVIRTMRGLGYRLEVRQ, from the coding sequence TTGACAAGCATATTGGTCGTTGATGACGACCCGCATATCCGAGAGCTGGTAGGACATTTTTTACAGCAGGAGGGTTTGCACGTAATCGAGGCTGTTGACGGTTTGGATGCACTGCGATTACTCGCTGACCATAAGGTTGACCTGGTCGTTCTTGATATTATGATGCCAGGCATGGACGGGTGGGAATTGTGCCGCCAGTTGCGGCAGCAGACGGATCTACCGCTATTGATGTTGACGGCCAAAGGAGAAACCTCGCAGATCATCAAAGGTTTTACCCTTGGGACGGATGATTATCTGGTGAAGCCTTTTGATCCGCTAGTGCTGGTTGCACGGGTGAAGGCTTTATTGAAACGCTATCGGATTATGACTTCACAAGTGATCCTGCTTGGTGAACTGGTCCTGCGTGGTGATACGTTTGAGTGCAAGAAAGGTGATCAGGATATTGTGTTGCCACGCAAGGAATTTGAACTGTTATTCACCCTTGCGAGTTATCCTGGCAAGACCTTTACCCGTGATCAATTAATCGAAAAGATCTGGGGTTATGATTACGAAGGGGACGAGAGAACGATTGATGTGCATATCAAGCGACTTCGTGAACGGTTTCCGGAGGAAGAGCATGCTTTCGTCATTCGTACCATGCGAGGTTTGGGCTATCGCCTGGAGGTACGACAATGA
- a CDS encoding ABC transporter permease, with amino-acid sequence MNSSTAKQNPSRKLRKYTSFGQTVRNSLTMAYRGILKVRRTPEQLFDVTLQPIIFTLMFTYIFGGAISGNIQAYLLVIIPGILVQTVITSSVVTGVQLREDMDKGVFDRFKSLPIARIAPLAGALLADTIRYTIATFLTFTIGYLLGYSPAGGLGHVAMAGLLVIVCAWAISWIFAFLGVIARTASSVQGISMLVLFPLTFASNAFVPVDTMPNWLQWVVNVNPISHLVSAVRELANQGTMGSDLVTSLAGAAVIVAIFAPLTVRAYMRRT; translated from the coding sequence ATGAATAGTTCAACAGCGAAACAAAACCCAAGCCGTAAGCTGAGAAAATACACAAGCTTTGGACAAACCGTCCGGAATTCCTTAACGATGGCTTATCGCGGGATCTTGAAGGTTAGACGAACACCAGAGCAATTATTCGATGTGACGTTACAGCCGATCATTTTCACATTGATGTTTACGTACATTTTTGGCGGTGCAATTTCGGGAAATATTCAAGCTTATTTGTTGGTCATTATTCCGGGTATACTTGTGCAGACGGTAATTACAAGCTCAGTCGTTACGGGTGTGCAATTGCGTGAGGATATGGATAAAGGGGTATTCGACCGATTCAAATCATTACCTATAGCACGTATTGCACCACTGGCCGGAGCATTGCTGGCTGACACAATTCGTTATACCATTGCAACGTTCCTTACCTTTACAATTGGATATTTATTAGGATATAGCCCTGCAGGTGGATTGGGTCATGTCGCCATGGCAGGATTGCTGGTTATTGTGTGCGCTTGGGCCATCAGTTGGATTTTTGCTTTTCTCGGTGTTATTGCACGTACAGCGTCCAGTGTACAAGGGATTTCCATGCTCGTATTGTTTCCGCTCACCTTTGCTTCGAACGCCTTCGTTCCGGTAGATACGATGCCGAATTGGCTTCAGTGGGTAGTTAATGTCAATCCGATATCCCATTTGGTCTCGGCTGTACGGGAATTGGCGAATCAAGGGACAATGGGCTCAGATCTGGTGACCAGCCTTGCCGGAGCTGCGGTTATTGTAGCCATTTTTGCACCATTGACAGTACGGGCATATATGCGCAGAACGTAA
- a CDS encoding ATP-binding cassette domain-containing protein, whose amino-acid sequence MNNTQQRATGNELGDWAIEAEGLVKIFGDKRAVDGVNLNVKAGTIYGVLGPNGAGKTTTIRMLGTLLRSDGGSAKIFGHDVVKESHIVRQLIGLTGQYASVDESLSANENLMIFSRLLGLGRAEAKRKTAELLEEFGLADAAKRPIKGFSGGMRRRLDLAASLIAQPPLIFLDEPTTGLDPRTRAQMWNTIRQLVKTGSTVLLTTQYLDEADQLADRVAVIDQGHVVAEGTVDDLKASVGTASLQLRIQEPTRIEHARQIVEQILRTDSSVSAEAGKITAPMANANIAADLLIAFRSAGIDLAEMSVQKPTLDEVFLTITGQDASGKTSHTSQESKAVEELQV is encoded by the coding sequence TTGAACAATACACAGCAAAGAGCAACAGGTAATGAACTTGGAGATTGGGCCATTGAAGCAGAGGGGCTTGTTAAAATCTTTGGAGATAAACGTGCAGTCGATGGTGTGAATTTGAACGTGAAGGCAGGTACGATCTACGGCGTACTGGGCCCGAATGGAGCAGGGAAAACAACAACCATTCGGATGCTCGGCACGCTGCTTCGGTCCGATGGAGGATCAGCCAAAATATTTGGGCATGATGTGGTGAAGGAGTCACATATCGTACGTCAATTGATTGGACTTACAGGACAATATGCATCGGTTGACGAGTCACTTAGTGCCAACGAAAATTTGATGATATTTTCACGGCTCCTGGGTCTTGGCCGAGCAGAAGCGAAGCGCAAAACAGCCGAGCTGCTCGAAGAGTTTGGCTTGGCGGATGCAGCGAAACGTCCGATCAAAGGGTTCTCGGGAGGTATGCGCCGCCGTCTGGATCTGGCAGCAAGTCTTATTGCTCAGCCGCCGCTGATCTTTCTGGACGAACCGACGACTGGACTTGACCCACGGACACGTGCACAGATGTGGAATACGATTCGCCAATTGGTCAAGACTGGTTCAACGGTGCTTCTGACCACACAATATCTTGATGAAGCGGATCAACTGGCAGACCGCGTTGCCGTAATTGATCAGGGTCATGTTGTGGCCGAAGGCACGGTAGATGATTTGAAAGCCTCCGTTGGCACTGCCTCACTTCAACTGCGCATCCAGGAACCGACACGGATTGAACACGCCCGTCAGATTGTGGAGCAGATCCTTCGGACAGATTCCAGCGTATCAGCGGAAGCAGGGAAGATTACTGCGCCGATGGCAAATGCGAATATTGCAGCAGATCTGCTGATTGCCTTCCGTTCGGCAGGCATTGATCTGGCTGAGATGAGTGTCCAGAAACCTACACTTGATGAAGTATTTCTTACCATTACGGGCCAAGATGCGAGTGGCAAAACGTCTCATACGTCTCAAGAATCAAAAGCAGTGGAGGAGTTGCAAGTATGA
- a CDS encoding family 43 glycosylhydrolase, with product MKLINYRNKWLLALCAFLIFPMGQTTHAATVQNNFYNVVMQDGADPWVYKHTDGFYYFTKTTGGNVTIWKSAQLTTIDAAPTTVVNTGCCGIWAPELHYINGAWYIYYAKDDGDNVNHRMYVMENTSADPTQGTWQYKGQITDSTNKWAIDGTVLQVNGQLYFIWSGWEADANVRQNLYIAHMSNPWTIDSNRVEIARPTYAWETNHSPNVNEGPQVIVRNGVISLVYSASGSWTNDYCLGLITANASSHLLNPASWNKRSQPIFQSGNGLYGPGHHSFTKSPDGTEDWIIYHTAKSNNSGWNREIRLQKFAWNADKTPNLGTPVNPNAPIALPSGEKSIVRYEGEEGTFGGIAYASQSPSGSGGMKAGHIDTADSYVEFNVNAAAAGQYILLARTANGTAGGNWSNLLLSVNEGTASPFYITNKGWENWGLSTARVQLKAGVNKIRFSKGEGYGELDFFDIKPAN from the coding sequence ATGAAACTAATCAATTACAGGAACAAATGGTTGCTGGCCTTATGTGCATTTCTTATTTTCCCAATGGGACAGACGACGCATGCAGCCACCGTGCAAAATAACTTCTACAATGTCGTGATGCAGGATGGAGCAGATCCATGGGTTTACAAGCACACAGATGGATTCTATTATTTCACCAAAACAACAGGTGGCAACGTTACCATCTGGAAGTCAGCTCAATTAACGACCATTGATGCCGCTCCAACCACAGTGGTGAATACCGGCTGCTGCGGCATCTGGGCCCCTGAGCTTCATTACATCAACGGTGCATGGTACATCTATTATGCCAAGGATGATGGCGACAACGTCAATCACCGCATGTATGTTATGGAAAATACGTCAGCTGATCCTACACAGGGAACCTGGCAATACAAAGGACAGATTACGGACTCCACCAACAAGTGGGCCATCGACGGGACGGTATTACAGGTGAATGGACAGCTCTACTTCATCTGGTCGGGTTGGGAAGCAGATGCGAATGTAAGGCAGAATCTGTACATTGCCCATATGAGCAATCCCTGGACGATCGATTCAAATCGCGTGGAAATTGCACGACCAACCTACGCCTGGGAAACCAATCATTCCCCGAATGTAAATGAGGGACCGCAGGTAATCGTTCGAAACGGAGTTATCAGTCTAGTCTACTCAGCAAGTGGTAGTTGGACCAACGACTATTGTCTGGGGCTTATTACCGCCAACGCCTCAAGCCATTTGCTGAATCCGGCATCCTGGAACAAGCGCAGTCAGCCTATCTTCCAATCGGGCAACGGCTTGTATGGTCCAGGTCATCATTCTTTTACGAAATCGCCTGATGGGACTGAGGACTGGATCATATATCATACAGCGAAATCCAATAATTCCGGATGGAATCGTGAGATTCGCCTACAGAAGTTCGCCTGGAATGCTGACAAGACCCCGAACTTGGGTACACCGGTGAATCCCAACGCACCTATTGCTTTACCTTCGGGAGAAAAGTCAATCGTTCGATATGAAGGAGAAGAGGGAACCTTTGGGGGGATTGCTTATGCGTCCCAGAGTCCTTCTGGTTCAGGCGGCATGAAAGCTGGTCATATCGATACGGCGGACAGCTATGTAGAATTTAACGTCAATGCAGCAGCTGCAGGGCAATATATTCTTCTGGCAAGGACGGCGAATGGCACAGCAGGTGGAAATTGGTCCAATCTGCTGCTGAGTGTGAATGAAGGTACAGCCAGCCCATTCTACATTACGAACAAGGGATGGGAGAATTGGGGGCTGTCTACAGCGAGAGTTCAGCTAAAGGCTGGTGTGAACAAAATTCGTTTCTCCAAAGGTGAAGGATATGGAGAATTGGACTTCTTTGATATCAAACCTGCAAATTAG
- a CDS encoding glycoside hydrolase family 2 protein: protein MNNDKMTLTPRPEYPRPQWVRNDWINLNGIWQFEMDHGKSGKERGYEKSEHHLSGTITVPFCPESKLSGVAYTDFMAAVWYKREFSIPDAWMNGRILLHFGAVDYEAEIWVNGKAVGKHRGGYSSFHFDITPYVSSGTNVVTVYAEDDVRSGLQPRGKQSERFHSHGCDYTRTTGIWQTVWLEQVPEVYLSDMKVAADPDNACVHLEVKICGNTAGGKLAATARFDGKDVGSATAVVHGPAVKLTVPLSEIHLWEPGNARLYDLELNLHGQDQTIDTVGSYFGLRTVRLDGMAFRINEKSVFQRLVLDQGFYPDGIYTAPSDEDLRKDIEISIGLGFNGARLHEKMFEPRFLYWADQLGYLVWGEHANWGQDITTTESLARFLPEWMEGMERDFNHPSLIGWCPFNETWDRDGTRQDNDVLRIVYEMTKRMDPTRPVIDTSGNFHVVTDIFDLHDYDQNPETFRERYEPMKSGGEVFNTFPERQTYEGQPYFISEYGGIWWNPDQQDEKAWGYGDRPQSEEAFIARYEGLTNVLLDHPNMFGFCYTQLYDVEQEVNGLYTYDRRPKFDPETIRRINSRKAAIED from the coding sequence ATGAATAACGACAAGATGACATTGACACCACGCCCGGAATACCCTCGCCCTCAGTGGGTACGTAACGATTGGATCAATCTGAACGGAATTTGGCAGTTCGAAATGGATCACGGCAAAAGTGGAAAAGAACGAGGTTATGAAAAGTCCGAACATCACCTCTCTGGAACAATCACTGTTCCATTCTGTCCAGAGAGTAAACTGTCCGGGGTGGCCTATACCGATTTTATGGCAGCAGTATGGTATAAACGTGAGTTCTCCATCCCGGATGCCTGGATGAATGGACGCATTTTGCTCCATTTTGGCGCTGTGGATTACGAAGCCGAGATCTGGGTCAACGGAAAAGCTGTTGGCAAGCATCGGGGAGGTTATTCGTCATTCCATTTCGATATCACACCGTATGTTTCGTCGGGGACGAATGTAGTCACAGTTTATGCGGAAGACGATGTGCGTTCAGGACTTCAGCCGCGAGGCAAGCAGAGCGAACGATTCCACTCGCATGGCTGCGATTACACGCGGACGACCGGCATCTGGCAAACGGTGTGGCTGGAGCAGGTGCCAGAGGTGTATCTCTCCGACATGAAAGTCGCCGCTGACCCGGATAATGCATGTGTGCACCTGGAAGTGAAAATATGCGGTAACACTGCTGGAGGGAAGCTGGCTGCAACTGCCCGCTTTGACGGCAAGGATGTTGGATCGGCAACGGCGGTTGTTCATGGACCTGCTGTGAAGCTTACCGTTCCATTATCTGAAATCCATTTATGGGAGCCGGGCAATGCCAGATTGTATGATCTGGAGTTAAATCTGCATGGGCAGGATCAGACCATTGATACAGTAGGCTCGTATTTCGGACTGCGGACGGTAAGGCTGGATGGCATGGCATTTCGCATCAATGAGAAGTCCGTTTTTCAGCGGCTTGTGCTGGATCAGGGCTTTTACCCGGATGGCATCTACACGGCACCCAGCGACGAGGATCTGCGCAAGGACATCGAGATCTCCATAGGGCTTGGCTTTAATGGAGCGAGATTGCACGAAAAGATGTTCGAGCCACGTTTCCTGTATTGGGCTGACCAGCTTGGTTACCTGGTATGGGGAGAACATGCTAACTGGGGACAGGATATTACAACGACCGAAAGCCTTGCCCGGTTCCTGCCGGAATGGATGGAAGGTATGGAACGTGACTTCAATCATCCATCGCTTATCGGCTGGTGTCCGTTCAACGAAACGTGGGATCGCGATGGAACGCGGCAGGATAACGACGTGCTCCGCATTGTCTATGAGATGACTAAACGTATGGACCCGACACGTCCTGTCATTGATACGAGCGGTAATTTTCATGTGGTGACGGATATCTTCGATTTGCATGACTATGATCAGAACCCGGAAACGTTCCGGGAAAGATATGAACCGATGAAAAGCGGCGGGGAAGTGTTCAATACGTTTCCGGAGCGGCAGACGTATGAGGGCCAGCCTTATTTTATTAGCGAGTATGGCGGTATCTGGTGGAACCCCGATCAGCAAGATGAGAAAGCTTGGGGCTACGGGGACAGACCGCAATCCGAAGAAGCTTTCATTGCACGTTATGAGGGCTTAACCAACGTCCTGCTGGACCATCCGAACATGTTCGGATTTTGTTATACCCAGCTATACGATGTGGAACAGGAAGTGAATGGACTGTACACCTATGACCGTCGTCCGAAATTCGACCCGGAAACGATTCGTCGCATTAATTCCCGCAAGGCTGCCATCGAAGATTGA
- a CDS encoding glycoside hydrolase family 43 protein has protein sequence MKNHLVTGAWLALRHHLWSPEIHFLNGKWYIYYTANDGGGDDSRRICVLENENSNPMDGEWIWKWALDTPVPGLDGTVLKLGGQLYFLYAGYGHFPDYGSAIYIMRMSNPYTLTGDHVLLTAPTFSWEKQGGMAINEGPVTLLRNGRVFLIFSASTTWLEDYALGMLTMNEEDNPMLTSSWIKSPQPVFRKSAENGVYATGHNSFTTSPDGLEDWIVFHALPAPGADTGLRATRVQKFEWNRDGTPDFGVPFSDDHALPIPSGE, from the coding sequence GTGAAAAATCATTTGGTCACCGGAGCCTGGCTGGCGTTACGCCATCATTTATGGTCACCGGAAATCCATTTTTTGAATGGAAAATGGTACATCTACTATACCGCCAATGATGGAGGAGGGGACGATTCACGGCGGATTTGCGTGCTGGAGAATGAAAACTCAAATCCCATGGATGGCGAGTGGATATGGAAGTGGGCTCTGGACACTCCTGTCCCGGGTCTGGATGGTACCGTGCTGAAGCTGGGTGGTCAACTCTATTTTCTGTACGCAGGCTACGGTCATTTTCCGGACTATGGGTCAGCGATCTATATAATGCGGATGTCTAATCCTTACACTCTGACAGGTGACCATGTGCTGTTAACAGCTCCGACCTTTTCGTGGGAAAAGCAAGGCGGGATGGCGATTAATGAAGGCCCGGTTACGCTGCTTCGCAATGGACGAGTTTTTCTGATTTTCTCGGCCAGCACAACCTGGTTGGAAGATTATGCACTTGGCATGTTGACCATGAATGAAGAAGATAATCCGATGCTGACCTCATCATGGATCAAGTCACCACAGCCCGTTTTTCGGAAGAGTGCGGAGAATGGTGTATATGCGACAGGGCACAACAGCTTTACTACATCACCGGATGGTCTGGAGGACTGGATCGTATTTCATGCTCTTCCGGCACCGGGTGCTGATACCGGCTTACGGGCAACACGCGTACAAAAATTTGAATGGAACAGGGATGGAACACCTGATTTTGGTGTGCCTTTCAGCGATGATCATGCGCTCCCCATTCCATCGGGAGAGTAA
- a CDS encoding transcriptional regulator — protein MLELSFNDPEKLVTVTHALSTRSRIDILQLLNINKLNIIEIAEALNLPVSTVANHIKVLEAAHLIHTEMLPASRGAMKVCSRNYDDIHIALDRVRSFPARETNVYEVQMPIGHYSDCEVEPTCGMASTEEMILKEDDPASFYHPKHIDAQIIWLAKGYLEYLLPMDIPQGATIEALELSMEICSEVATYNNDWPSDISVWVNGTEIGMWTSPGDLGDRRGKLNPAWWSDGSTQYGILKKWRVDSNKTMLDQEKISDVSLSDLDLEDKPKLRLRIGIHPDARHQGGMNLFGHEFGDHEQNIIMQVRYTMNAGDKHPRYAK, from the coding sequence GTGCTGGAACTCAGCTTTAACGACCCGGAAAAACTGGTAACTGTAACACATGCCCTGTCAACTCGTTCCCGGATTGACATTCTCCAGCTTTTAAATATCAACAAATTAAACATTATCGAAATTGCCGAAGCACTTAACCTGCCGGTGTCAACGGTAGCCAACCATATTAAAGTGCTGGAGGCGGCCCATTTAATACATACGGAAATGCTCCCCGCCTCTCGCGGGGCCATGAAGGTTTGCAGCCGCAATTATGATGATATTCATATTGCCCTGGATCGGGTAAGATCCTTTCCCGCACGGGAGACGAATGTTTATGAAGTACAGATGCCGATAGGGCATTACAGCGACTGTGAAGTTGAGCCAACATGTGGCATGGCGAGTACGGAGGAGATGATTCTGAAGGAAGACGATCCGGCGAGCTTCTATCATCCCAAGCATATTGATGCTCAGATCATCTGGCTGGCAAAAGGTTATCTGGAATATTTGCTTCCGATGGATATTCCGCAAGGTGCAACGATTGAAGCTTTGGAATTATCCATGGAAATCTGCTCTGAAGTAGCGACCTATAACAATGATTGGCCCTCGGATATTTCCGTTTGGGTGAATGGCACTGAGATTGGGATGTGGACTAGTCCCGGAGATTTGGGCGACCGCCGTGGTAAACTGAATCCGGCTTGGTGGTCTGATGGTTCCACACAATATGGCATTCTCAAAAAATGGCGTGTGGACAGCAACAAGACCATGCTGGATCAGGAGAAAATCTCGGATGTGTCCCTGTCAGATCTTGATCTGGAGGATAAACCCAAGTTAAGATTACGCATTGGAATCCATCCGGATGCCAGACATCAGGGAGGCATGAATCTGTTTGGGCATGAGTTCGGAGATCATGAACAGAACATTATTATGCAGGTAAGGTATACGATGAATGCGGGTGATAAGCATCCGAGATATGCCAAATAA
- a CDS encoding TetR/AcrR family transcriptional regulator: protein MKNDKKSATDPRILRTRQLIRDAFVDLLQEMDIEKLSVNRIAERATINRVTFYLHYRDITDMMEKMADEMIENIERIVEEHAPQFEDAAKDDGWPVLVKLLEHFADHSKFYRVVLASRRTPIFTERLLKLLSKLVSAKIESLELGNSLAQAGIHKEIAIWYSSSALIGTIVSWLRNDMPYAPHFLAKQFSLIRAYSYNDLI from the coding sequence ATGAAAAACGATAAGAAGTCTGCTACAGATCCTCGTATACTTCGTACAAGACAGTTGATTCGTGATGCTTTTGTAGATCTGTTGCAGGAAATGGACATCGAGAAATTGTCCGTCAATCGAATTGCAGAACGAGCGACGATCAATCGGGTGACCTTTTATCTGCATTATCGGGATATCACAGACATGATGGAGAAAATGGCGGATGAGATGATTGAGAACATTGAACGCATTGTGGAGGAACATGCTCCTCAATTTGAGGATGCTGCCAAAGACGATGGTTGGCCAGTGCTAGTGAAATTGCTTGAACACTTTGCTGACCATTCCAAATTCTATCGCGTCGTTCTCGCTTCCAGACGAACGCCTATTTTTACGGAGAGGCTGTTGAAATTGCTATCGAAACTCGTTTCGGCCAAGATCGAAAGCTTGGAGCTGGGGAACTCTCTTGCACAAGCGGGTATTCATAAGGAGATCGCCATCTGGTACAGTTCCTCCGCCCTGATTGGTACCATTGTATCCTGGCTTCGCAATGACATGCCTTATGCACCGCATTTTCTAGCTAAACAGTTCTCATTAATTCGTGCGTATTCTTACAATGATTTGATTTAA